The genomic window TCCGCTTATTACCAGTAAGGCTAAATAGGAAACCAAATTGAAAAAGGAATTTTTTCGATTCTGTCCGAAATTTTTTCGGAAAAACACCAATCTCTGCTTCAATTCTTCCCGATAGAAGCCCCAGTCTGTAGGCAATCTAAAGCCGGAAAGATCTCCAGTCTCCGCAAGGTTTGCGGGAATGGATACTGATAACTTATCTCCATGTCCCGAGTTCGTCGGGCAAGAATTCACGAAGCCAATCCCCTCTAAGAAATCAAACTGATCCTCGGCCCAGAATTTTTGTAAAAAATCTGATCCTAGAATAGAGTTTAGCTCCAGAAGCGAATCGGTTACATATTCCCAACGAATATGATCCTCGTCTCCTGCTACTAAAGTCCCAGAATTCCAAGGAAATCTATCGGCAAATTCCGGAATTTTAGGTTTTTTTTGAGGAGGCGACGCTCCTTCTTCCTGATTTTGAGAAGAAGACTCCAGAAACT from Leptospira langatensis includes these protein-coding regions:
- a CDS encoding ATP--guanido phosphotransferase produces the protein MEACVYCGLTLLDWKDKGKIGCFHCVRFLGEEYTKFIPNQAAEDWKPLPELISASFWEDWERISLPERLERIDSYRLPFTYRFRVARNPRNSIYPQQSKKTNRFLREFLESSSQNQEEGASPPQKKPKIPEFADRFPWNSGTLVAGDEDHIRWEYVTDSLLELNSILGSDFLQKFWAEDQFDFLEGIGFVNSCPTNSGHGDKLSVSIPANLAETGDLSGFRLPTDWGFYREELKQRLVFFRKNFGQNRKNSFFNLVSYLALLVISGKDGTKPSLPHNPF